The Cylindrospermum stagnale PCC 7417 genome segment CCGCCTGTTGTATCGGCATAACCCTGGATATTTTCTGGCTCAAACTGACGCAAAATGCGAGTAGCTTGCCGAGAGACAGTTTCAGTACCCTGAACCACAATTAAGTATTTACCCAGATCCAAACGGTTGCGGTAGGGTAAAGCATCACCACCACCCACGACTAAGCCAACGCCACCACCAACAAACAGACTACCCATAGCACCGCTAGCAGCGCCTAGCAGCCCCCCAATGATGTGATCGCCAATTTCCCCCGCCCAAGCAAAGGTATTCAAACCAGTAATGACGCTGAAAGTAAACCCGGCAAAAAAGCCAAATGGTACCAGCCAGTATGACATTAGCCGGGCTTGCTTTTTGGCTTGCTCTTTTGGGTCAATCAAGCCGAACTCGTCAGCGGTTTTGTACCCCCTACCGAGGATAGTACTTTTGATGCCTTCTCTTTCTAAGGCTAGGTACGCAGCTTCGGCTTGGATGCGGTCTGGTAATACGGCAACAAGGTAATTCATTAATTTAACAATAGTTATCTGATAGATTTTTTGGCTTTATTATCAGCGTATCAGCCCTGGTCGAATCAGTCTGGCTCCTTGGAGTCTTTAGTCAGAATACCCAACTGTCGCCTCTCTGGGGATTCACTTGAGCGAATCCAGCGGCTCACAGAAATTGTTCACACCTTGTTTGAGGATATATATTAAAACTGGTGTTGCTAAAATTTTGGGAAACGTCGGCATTCTTTTGAGGTTTGCCATCATCCCCAGAATTGAGTTATTCAACAAGTCTTGCCGATATTCGTCTTCACAAATGATGGCACGCCATTTTCTCGCCAAAGCATCTAACCACTCTGAATTTGCTCGTTCTGGTTGCTGTCCTGCCCGAATGGCTAGCGTCATTGCTGCATCTTCTAAGTCTCCCTCACAGTCCTCAATCAAGTCCAGCGCTTCCATCGCTTGAGGATCATCTGCTAATTGAGAGCGAAACTGTGCAATTTCTTTCGATGTCACTGTAGTCATGAGTTTTTGACAAGCAGAGCGGTTGAACACTCAGTTATGTTAGTTCAATTTTGATTCAACTGTTTGACCTGTCATGGCTAAATAACAACGCTGTTAGAGCCAGACCGAATCTAATATAGATTTTTTTGACCAAAAAGCCCCATTTAGCAGTGTAATTACTGCCAAATGAGGCTTATTTGAGCTTTTGAGCAGAAATACTGCTGTAAGGAAGGAATTCTGAAAAAGCAAACTTTCTCAAATCTACCCGTGCTGATGTTTAGTGTCTACTGGACAAGGGTGCATAGGAGCGGTTATCCCTCAGTCGGCAGATACATCAGGTAGAGATGAGAAGGTTTTTTTACTTATTTAATGCCCTTGATGTCACATATCGTTGTAAATCAGTCAAGGCACGGTTGTAATCCAAAATAGCCCGAATGCGATTACCTTCAGATCTTGTTAAGTCGTTTTCTGCGTTAATGACATCGGTTTGAGTACCTACACCAGCTTGAAATCGCAAACGCGCTAAACGTAGAGCTTCCCTAGCCTGTTCTAGGGCTGTATTAGAGGTTTGCACATTCTCTAAATTAGATAGCTGGTTAGAAAAGGCTTGTTCCACCTGAAAGCGGATTTGGTTACGCTGCTCGGAAAATTGAGTTTCGGCGATCGCAATATTAGCTCTGGCCTGAGACGCTCTGGCTTTTGCTGCTCCCCCATCAAACAAATTCAGGGTTGCCCTAACTCCCACCGAATAACCGTCGCTCACGTTGAACCCATCATCAAACTGGTCTAGCAAGTCGTAGTTGGCAACCAAACTCACTTGCGGCCCTAGGGCCGCAAGTGCCTGCCTTCGCTGTTGCTCGTTAATGTTGCGCTGCGCCAACTGCTGTTGTAGTTCCGGGCGGTTTTGATAAGCTAGCACAATACTTTGTTCCAGCGACTGGTTCCAAAGACCAGCTAATTGCACAGGATCTGCCGCACTGATATTCACCGACTGCGGCAAACTCAACCGAGTTGCTAAACGACGACGGGCAATTTGCTGTTGTCCAAGAGCATTAGTTAGTTCTTGTTGGGAATTTGCTAAATTCACCTGCGATCGCAACACATCGAACCGAGTACCCACCCCAGCTCGCTCTAGCGCTTGTGCATCTCGCAGACTAGCCTGGGCATTCTCTACAGCCGACTGGGTTATGCGTACTTGCTCATCTGCTTGTTGCAGATCGTAGTATTCTCTGGCGACATTCAGGCGGATATCCTCAGACCTACTCTCTACAGCCAACTCATTGAAACGAACCTGCTCTTCAGCCTGTTTAATGGTTGCTTCTCGTCTCCCAGAAGTATAGATGTTATACGACAGTTCTGCTTGACCTGTGAAAGTCGTATTGTCAGGTGCTGTAGTATCTGCTTGCTTGGCTGTTAGCGTATTCCCAGCACTCCGACCATGAGAGATATTGGTA includes the following:
- a CDS encoding TolC family protein — protein: MKGQQLFHSFLPGVTAAVLTTQPAWASTVKVSGVQLASSPTVSTSAFGRTLAAETMNPQQFNTTGDNSSALVTVPGLTKLSVNPVSNLSFPEIMTGNTAVPTEQVSRKDEGRFSSLPLTADPSHIIDGNRSVESQQKQSKLPSYGQKLESSRSIISSVPKETSRMSSSQQPVVQKQKPDKQLQTVLPNSVTGAGIAKLLASHRCLQNESPKLTTSSASLLLASRACSQQNVTGKKLAQSSTPTRSENVTPAPAGSVTIPTTSGNVTPAPTGSVPIPENLNPSPNPLQFPTKTEEVTLQGNQPITLAQALELAKRNNRDLQVSILELERTQAALREAQAALFPSFDLNTNISHGRSAGNTLTAKQADTTAPDNTTFTGQAELSYNIYTSGRREATIKQAEEQVRFNELAVESRSEDIRLNVAREYYDLQQADEQVRITQSAVENAQASLRDAQALERAGVGTRFDVLRSQVNLANSQQELTNALGQQQIARRRLATRLSLPQSVNISAADPVQLAGLWNQSLEQSIVLAYQNRPELQQQLAQRNINEQQRRQALAALGPQVSLVANYDLLDQFDDGFNVSDGYSVGVRATLNLFDGGAAKARASQARANIAIAETQFSEQRNQIRFQVEQAFSNQLSNLENVQTSNTALEQAREALRLARLRFQAGVGTQTDVINAENDLTRSEGNRIRAILDYNRALTDLQRYVTSRALNK